One Chanodichthys erythropterus isolate Z2021 chromosome 10, ASM2448905v1, whole genome shotgun sequence DNA segment encodes these proteins:
- the dnaja3b gene encoding dnaJ heat shock protein family (Hsp40) member A3b isoform X2, with product MAASSARCTTRWLSGGLPGLRSNFALLKSSRQGDIGALRICWTRSYVTGGILSCWRHRGCVTLKGVPALKSRSVFSSHFFHTTSGCHQQDFYEVLGVPRTASQKEIKKAYYQLAKKYHPDTNPDDPEAKEKFAKLAEAYETLSDELKRKQYDTYGSAGPSASGAGQQQYWRGGATVDPEELFRKIFGEFTGGRGFGDLNSMFEQAPEFVMELTFMQAAKGVNKEITVNIDDACPRCDGKGHEPGTKVSQCHYCNGTGMESINTGPFMMRSTCRRCGGRGSIIITPCVMCRATGQTKQKQTVMVPVPAGIEDGQTVKVPVGKKYIYITFRVQKSPVFRRDGADIHSDVMISVGQAILGGTARAQGLYSTIDIAIPPGIQTDHKIKLAGKGIPRINSFGYGDHYVYIKIKIPKKLTHKQRTLLLSYAEDEMDVEGTVTGVTRPATG from the exons ATGGCAGCCTCCAGTGCTCGCTGTACTACACGTTGGCTGTCAGGCGGATTACCTGGACTTCGCAGCAACTTTGCACTTTTAAAGTCCTCTAGACAAGGAGATATTGGGGCTTTGAGGATATGCTGGACGCGTAGTTATGTGACGGGGGGAATTTTAAGCTGCTGGAGGCACAGAGGATGTGTGACATTGAAGGGGGTACCAG cGTTGAAGAGCCGTAGTGTTTTCAGCTCTCATTTCTTCCACACTACTTCTGGGTGCCATCAGCAGGATTTCTATGAAGTTTTGGGGGTTCCTCGGACTGCTTCTCAGAAAGAGATTAAGAAAGCCTACTACCAG TTGGCCAAGAAATACCATCCAGACACCAACCCAGATGACCCAGAAGCTAAAGAGAAGTTTGCCAAACTGGCAGAAGCCTATGAG ACGCTCAGTGATGAGCTGAAGAGGAAGCAGTACGACACATACGGTTCTGCCGGTCCGAGCGCGAGTGGGGCGGGGCAGCAGCAGTACTGGAGAGGCGGGGCTACTGTGGACCCAGAAGAGCTGTTCAGGAAGATCTTTGGAGAGTTTACGGgggggcgtggctttggagaccTCAACTCCATGTTTGAACAGGCACCTGAA TTTGTTATGGAGCTGACGTTCATGCAGGCTGCCAAGGGCGTAAATAAGGAGATAACGGTCAACATAGACGACGCCTGTCCACGCTGTGACGGAAAAGGTCATGAGCCGGGAACTAAAGTGTCACAGTGTCACTATTGCAATGGCACAGGCATG GAATCTATTAACACCGGCCCATTTATGATGCGCTCAACGTGTAGACGGTGTGGTGGGCGGGGCTCTATCATCATCACCCCTTGCGTTATGTGCCGGGCAACTGGACAAACCAAACAGAAACAGACCGTCATGGTTCCTGTGCCTGCAG GTATAGAAGACGGGCAGACAGTTAAGGTGCCGGTCGGGAAGAAATACATTTATATCACATTCAGG GTCCAGAAGAGTCCAGTGTTTCGTCGTGACGGGGCTGATATCCACTCGGATGTGATGATTTCAGTAGGACAGGCGATTCTAGGGGGAACAGCCAGAGCACAGGGCCTGTACAGCACCATCGACATTGCG ATTCCTCCAGGCATTCAAACAGACCATAAGATCAAACTGGCAGGAAAAGGCATCCCACGCATTAATAGCTTTGGCTACGGAGACCATTATGTAtatatcaaaatcaaaattccTAA GAAACTGACACACAAGCAGAGAACGCTGCTCTTAAGTTATGCAGAGGATGAGATGGATGTGGAGGGAACTGTTACTGGAGTAACCAGACCAGCCACCG GCTAA
- the dnaja3b gene encoding dnaJ heat shock protein family (Hsp40) member A3b isoform X1, translating to MAASSARCTTRWLSGGLPGLRSNFALLKSSRQGDIGALRICWTRSYVTGGILSCWRHRGCVTLKGVPALKSRSVFSSHFFHTTSGCHQQDFYEVLGVPRTASQKEIKKAYYQLAKKYHPDTNPDDPEAKEKFAKLAEAYETLSDELKRKQYDTYGSAGPSASGAGQQQYWRGGATVDPEELFRKIFGEFTGGRGFGDLNSMFEQAPEFVMELTFMQAAKGVNKEITVNIDDACPRCDGKGHEPGTKVSQCHYCNGTGMESINTGPFMMRSTCRRCGGRGSIIITPCVMCRATGQTKQKQTVMVPVPAGIEDGQTVKVPVGKKYIYITFRVQKSPVFRRDGADIHSDVMISVGQAILGGTARAQGLYSTIDIAIPPGIQTDHKIKLAGKGIPRINSFGYGDHYVYIKIKIPKKLTHKQRTLLLSYAEDEMDVEGTVTGVTRPATGSSQAGQTSESGKSREEEPEKEEGGFFSKLKKIFT from the exons ATGGCAGCCTCCAGTGCTCGCTGTACTACACGTTGGCTGTCAGGCGGATTACCTGGACTTCGCAGCAACTTTGCACTTTTAAAGTCCTCTAGACAAGGAGATATTGGGGCTTTGAGGATATGCTGGACGCGTAGTTATGTGACGGGGGGAATTTTAAGCTGCTGGAGGCACAGAGGATGTGTGACATTGAAGGGGGTACCAG cGTTGAAGAGCCGTAGTGTTTTCAGCTCTCATTTCTTCCACACTACTTCTGGGTGCCATCAGCAGGATTTCTATGAAGTTTTGGGGGTTCCTCGGACTGCTTCTCAGAAAGAGATTAAGAAAGCCTACTACCAG TTGGCCAAGAAATACCATCCAGACACCAACCCAGATGACCCAGAAGCTAAAGAGAAGTTTGCCAAACTGGCAGAAGCCTATGAG ACGCTCAGTGATGAGCTGAAGAGGAAGCAGTACGACACATACGGTTCTGCCGGTCCGAGCGCGAGTGGGGCGGGGCAGCAGCAGTACTGGAGAGGCGGGGCTACTGTGGACCCAGAAGAGCTGTTCAGGAAGATCTTTGGAGAGTTTACGGgggggcgtggctttggagaccTCAACTCCATGTTTGAACAGGCACCTGAA TTTGTTATGGAGCTGACGTTCATGCAGGCTGCCAAGGGCGTAAATAAGGAGATAACGGTCAACATAGACGACGCCTGTCCACGCTGTGACGGAAAAGGTCATGAGCCGGGAACTAAAGTGTCACAGTGTCACTATTGCAATGGCACAGGCATG GAATCTATTAACACCGGCCCATTTATGATGCGCTCAACGTGTAGACGGTGTGGTGGGCGGGGCTCTATCATCATCACCCCTTGCGTTATGTGCCGGGCAACTGGACAAACCAAACAGAAACAGACCGTCATGGTTCCTGTGCCTGCAG GTATAGAAGACGGGCAGACAGTTAAGGTGCCGGTCGGGAAGAAATACATTTATATCACATTCAGG GTCCAGAAGAGTCCAGTGTTTCGTCGTGACGGGGCTGATATCCACTCGGATGTGATGATTTCAGTAGGACAGGCGATTCTAGGGGGAACAGCCAGAGCACAGGGCCTGTACAGCACCATCGACATTGCG ATTCCTCCAGGCATTCAAACAGACCATAAGATCAAACTGGCAGGAAAAGGCATCCCACGCATTAATAGCTTTGGCTACGGAGACCATTATGTAtatatcaaaatcaaaattccTAA GAAACTGACACACAAGCAGAGAACGCTGCTCTTAAGTTATGCAGAGGATGAGATGGATGTGGAGGGAACTGTTACTGGAGTAACCAGACCAGCCACCG GTAGTTCTCAAGCTGGACAGACATCAGAATCAGGGAAGAGCAGAGAGGAAGAGCCAGAGAAAGAGGAAGGGGGATTTTTCTCTAAACTGAAGAAGATATTCACCTGA